In Festucalex cinctus isolate MCC-2025b chromosome 21, RoL_Fcin_1.0, whole genome shotgun sequence, one genomic interval encodes:
- the LOC144010544 gene encoding complement C1q tumor necrosis factor-related protein 3-like has product MAYQWVIAALLLCSPAGLWAQDVPSGQQVAFSVALKTDDQPAEDHGPFNTETTLVFKRVVTNVGNGYDVNTGIFTAPVKGLYFITFTGAAGSEGGLNAAVVKDGVNMFAIYDSQNQFSSATNSMALQLDVGDKLWVTLWANQRIFDQSRLSTFSGFLISPLP; this is encoded by the exons ATGGCGTACCAGTGGGTGATTGCTGCGTTGTTGCTGTGCAGCCCGGCCGGGCTTTGGGCTCAGGATGTTCCGA GTGGTCAGCAGGTGGCGTTCTCGGTGGCGCTCAAGACCGACGACCAGCCGGCGGAAGACCATGGCCCCTTCAACACAGAAACCACCCTGGTGTTCAAGAGGGTGGTCACCAACGTGGGCAACGGCTACGACGTCAACACAG GCATCTTCACCGCCCCCGTCAAGGGTCTCTACTTCATCACCTTCACCGGCGCCGCCGGGTCGGAGGGGGGCCTGAACGCAGCGGTGGTCAAAGACGGCGTCAACATGTTCGCCATCTATGACTCCCAGAACCAGTTCAGCAGCGCCACCAACAGCATGGCCCTGCAATTGGACGTGGGGGACAAGCTGTGGGTCACCTTGTGGGCCAACCAGAGGATCTTTGACCAGAGCCGCCTCAGCACCTTCAGCGGCTTCCTCATCAGCCCCCTCCCTTAA
- the LOC144010486 gene encoding C-1-tetrahydrofolate synthase, cytoplasmic-like isoform X1: MITHWCCGGLVRVTSTMLSLLRHASASRCYGGRRSIATVISGKQTSRLVRERLKKDVDQMKRSKVVPGLLVLQVGNREDSNLYISSKMKAAAEVGIDASHVRLPNTVTQDEVLRAIAAVNEDASVHGLIVQLPLDCVARVDVELLTDAVSPLKDVDGLSCINAGKLSRGDLSNCFIPCTPNGCMELIRQTGVPVAGKHAVVIGRSKIVGAPMHDLLLWNHATVTTCHSRTPDIAEQVGRADIVVVGAGQAEMVRGDWLKEGCVLVDCGINHVADASKPGGKRVVGDVHFASAYQRAGFITPVPGGVGPMTVAMLMQNTVLSAQRFLANAGRAL; this comes from the exons ATGATTACACATTGGTGTTGCGGTGGCCTCGTAAG AGTCACGTCAACCATGTTGAGCCTGTTGCGCCACGCGAGCGCGTCTCGTTGCTACGGAGGACGACGCTCCATAGCAACCGTCATCTCCGGGAAGCAAACGTCCAG GCTGGTCAGGGAACGTCTGAAGAAGGACGTGGACCAGATGAAGAGGTCAAAGGTCGTCCCCGGGCTGCTGGTTTTGCAG GTGGGAAACCGAGAAGATTCCAACTTGTACATCAGCAGTAAGATGAAGGCCGCAGCTGAG GTGGGCATCGACGCGTCGCACGTGAGGTTGCCCAACACGGTGACGCAAGACGAG GTGCTGCGTGCCATCGCGGCGGTCAACGAGGACGCGTCGGTGCACGGCCTGATCGTGCAACTTCCGCTGGATTGCGTCGCCCGCGTGGACGTGGAGCTGCTCACCGACGCCGTCTCGCCGCTCAAAGACGTCGACGG tCTGAGTTGCATCAACGCCGGCAAGTTATCTCGCGGCGACTTGAGCAACTGCTTCATCCCGTGCACGCCCAACGGATGCATGGAACTCATCCGACAGACAG GCGTGCCGGTGGCTGGCAAACACGCGGTGGTGATTGGCCGCAGCAAGATTGTGGGCGCGCCCATGCACGACCTGCTCTTGTGGAATCACGCCACCGTCACCACCTGCCACTCCAGGACGCCCGACATCGCCGAGCAG GTGGGCAGGGCGGACATCGTGGTGGTGGGGGCGGGGCAAGCGGAGATGGTGCGAGGCGATTGGCTGAAGGAGGGCTGCGTGCTCGTCGACTGCGGGATCAATCACGTGGCAG acgcGAGCAAGCCTGGCGGCAAGCGCGTTGTGGGCGACGTTCACTTCGCCTCAGCCTATCAGAGGGCGGGATTCATCACGCCGGTTCCGGGAGGGGTGGGGCCTATGACGGTGGCCATGCTCATGCAG AACACGGTGCTCAGCGCGCAGCGCTTCCTCGCCAACGCCGGACGCGCCCTCTGA
- the zbtb25 gene encoding zinc finger and BTB domain-containing protein 25, giving the protein MEATSAAAAATAATATAAATTTTSAHSLLLLQQLNVQREFGFLCDCTVAIGNVYFKAHRAVLAAFSNYFKMIFIHQSSECIKIQPTDIQPDVFSYLLHVMYTGACPKQAVEPARLEDGIKFLHAHQLCRKSADGPAAGAAASAAADAVRMSNLYGIQISSQLAGKEAPAAAEPAGRAHSHPSLATGSEGERSEGRASSPRDDADVSAAIKQERPDEEEEEEGAGSPLACPRCGHRCPSPERLRQHLFSHALFMEGGGGGGLDEDDGRLEEALRQSRALAAQLAAELRRSREGAGLGAAPALVAAHSRKRKMACAVCGVRFSHKSQLQEHMYAHTAKPPRLHRHGQLFHSSAHFGPEGGGGGASANNEAHDNGSSAYSLDSEISQESGDGGRCE; this is encoded by the exons ATGGAGGCgacgtcggcggcggcggcggcgacggcggcgacggcgacggcggcggcgacgacgacgacgtccgCGCAcagtctgctgctgctgcagcagcTGAACGTGCAGCGCGAGTTCGGCTTCCTGTGCGACTGCACGGTCGCCATCGGCAACGTCTACTTCAAAGCCCACCGCGCCGTCCTCGCCGCCTTCTCCAACTACTTCAAGATGATCTTCATACACCAGAGCAG CGAGTGCATCAAGATCCAGCCGACCGACATCCAACCGGACGTGTTCAGCTACCTGCTGCACGTCATGTACACGGGGGCGTGTCCCAAGCAGGCCGTGGAGCCCGCCCGCCTGGAGGACGGCATCAAGTTCCTCCACGCCCACCAGCTGTGCCGCAAAAGCGCCgacgggcccgccgccggcgccgccgcATCGGCCGCCGCCGACGCGGTGCGCATGTCCAACCTGTACGGCATCCAGATTTCGTCCCAGCTGGCCGGCAAGGaggcgcccgccgccgccgagcCGGCCGGACGCGCCCACTCGCACCCGTCGCTCGCCACGGGATCGGAAGGCGAGCGATCCGAGGGCCGCGCGTCGTCGCCGCGGGACGACGCAGACGTGTCGGCGGCCATCAAGCAGGAGCGTcccgacgaggaggaggaggaggagggggcgggGTCGCCGCTGGCGTGCCCCCGCTGCGGCCACCGCTGCCCGTCGCCCGAGCGTCTGCGCCAGCACCTCTTTAGCCACGCCCTCTTCATGGAGggcggcgggggcggcggcctGGACGAGGACGACGGCCGCCTGGAGGAGGCGCTGCGGCAGAGCCGGGCGCTGGCCGCGCAGCTGGCGGCCGAGCTCCGGCGGAGCCGCGAGGGGGCGGGGCTGGGCGCCGCCCCCGCCCTCGTCGCCGCCCACTCGCGCAAGCGCAAGATGGCGTGCGCCGTGTGCGGCGTGCGCTTCTCGCACAAGAGCCAGCTGCAGGAGCACATGTACGCGCACACCGCCAAGCCGCCCCGGCTGCACCGCCACGGCCAGCTCTTCCACAGCTCCGCCCATTTCGGCCCcgaagggggagggggcggggcctcggccaacaacgaggcgcACGACAACGGGAGCTCCGCCTACTCGCTCGACTCGGAAATCTCGCAGGAGAGCGGCGACGGCGGGCGCTGCGAGTGA
- the cep43 gene encoding centrosomal protein 43 isoform X2: MSATDDDTELRDLLIQNLENNGVLNKLKAEMRAAVFLALEEQDRLENKTPLVNENLKKCLSTKDGRLAAGLMVDFMRVFDLDFSLAVFQPEINALGGLDSRQLLCGQLGLAEAELNANSPVLLELVRRGRRETAPAEVSSASAACGHKEEEELVQRARLPDEDEDEDEAEEAVQEPHAQSEQKDDDDGDDDGDDDGDDDGDGDDDDSFFDDPLPRPQKTYGSQAATRDSRQIASGSLSNAAPAGEDDDAAEGGGKSASEKSHNHTASASKVEAFQQAKLPSREDDNDLEYADDFNSHRSDLYKSDVSISEDLEDVSIEGPDHSDKLEDTMDVSVSQPSASVGVDYMEEVA; encoded by the exons ATGTCCGCCACAGATGACGACACCGAGTTGAGGGATCTTCTCATCCAGAACTTGGAGAACAACGGAGTTCTCAACAAGCTCAAG GCGGAGATGAGGGCGGCCGTCTTTCTGGCCTTGGAGGAGCAGGACCGACTGGAG AACAAGACGCCGCTGGTGAACGAGAACCTGAAGAAATGTCTCAGCACCAAAGATG GTCGCCTGGCGGCCGGCCTCATGGTGGACTTCATGCGCGTCTTTGATCTGGACTTCAGCCTGGCCGTCTTCCAGCCCGAGATCAACgcg CTCGGCGGCCTGGACAGTCGCCAGCTGCTGTGCGGCCAGCTGGGCCTTGCGGAGGCGGAGCTTAACGCCAACTCGCCCGTGCTGCTGGAGCTCGTAAGGAGAGGACGACGCGAGACCGCGCCCGCCGAG GTGTCATCTGCTTCGGCCGCGTGTGGCcacaaggaggaggaggagcttgtCCAGCGGGCACGCCTCCccgacgaggacgaggacgaggacgaggcgGAGGAGGCGGTGCAGGAGCCGCACGCGCAATCGGAGCAGAAAGACGATGACGACGGCGATGACGACGGCGATGACGACGGCGACGACGACGGCGACGGTGATGACGACGACTCCTTTTTCGATGACCCGCTGCCCCGACCGCAAAAGACATACGGATC GCAGGCGGCGACTCGCGACAGCCGACAAATTGCGTCGGGCTCGCTGTCGAATGCGGCGCCGGCAGGCGAAGACGACGACGCCGCAGAAGGTGGAGGAAAAAGCGCATCGGAAAAGAGCCACAATCACACGG CGTCAGCATCAAAAGTGGAAGCCTTCCAACAGGCCAAGCTCCCCAGCAGAG aggacgacaacgacttGGAGTACGCTGACGACTTCAACAG CCACCGCTCCGACTTGTACAAGAGCGACGTGAGCATCAGCGAGGACCTGGAGGACGTCTCCATCGAGGGGCCTGACCACAGCGACAAG CTGGAAGACACGATGGACGTGAGCGTCTCCCAGCCGAGCGCGAGCGTCGGCGTGGATTACATGGAGGAAGTGGCCTGA
- the LOC144010486 gene encoding C-1-tetrahydrofolate synthase, cytoplasmic-like isoform X2 produces the protein MSSRDVIACRVCFQVGNREDSNLYISSKMKAAAEVGIDASHVRLPNTVTQDEVLRAIAAVNEDASVHGLIVQLPLDCVARVDVELLTDAVSPLKDVDGLSCINAGKLSRGDLSNCFIPCTPNGCMELIRQTGVPVAGKHAVVIGRSKIVGAPMHDLLLWNHATVTTCHSRTPDIAEQVGRADIVVVGAGQAEMVRGDWLKEGCVLVDCGINHVADASKPGGKRVVGDVHFASAYQRAGFITPVPGGVGPMTVAMLMQNTVLSAQRFLANAGRAL, from the exons ATGTCATCGCGTGA TGTCATCGCGTGCCGCGTGTGCTTCCAGGTGGGAAACCGAGAAGATTCCAACTTGTACATCAGCAGTAAGATGAAGGCCGCAGCTGAG GTGGGCATCGACGCGTCGCACGTGAGGTTGCCCAACACGGTGACGCAAGACGAG GTGCTGCGTGCCATCGCGGCGGTCAACGAGGACGCGTCGGTGCACGGCCTGATCGTGCAACTTCCGCTGGATTGCGTCGCCCGCGTGGACGTGGAGCTGCTCACCGACGCCGTCTCGCCGCTCAAAGACGTCGACGG tCTGAGTTGCATCAACGCCGGCAAGTTATCTCGCGGCGACTTGAGCAACTGCTTCATCCCGTGCACGCCCAACGGATGCATGGAACTCATCCGACAGACAG GCGTGCCGGTGGCTGGCAAACACGCGGTGGTGATTGGCCGCAGCAAGATTGTGGGCGCGCCCATGCACGACCTGCTCTTGTGGAATCACGCCACCGTCACCACCTGCCACTCCAGGACGCCCGACATCGCCGAGCAG GTGGGCAGGGCGGACATCGTGGTGGTGGGGGCGGGGCAAGCGGAGATGGTGCGAGGCGATTGGCTGAAGGAGGGCTGCGTGCTCGTCGACTGCGGGATCAATCACGTGGCAG acgcGAGCAAGCCTGGCGGCAAGCGCGTTGTGGGCGACGTTCACTTCGCCTCAGCCTATCAGAGGGCGGGATTCATCACGCCGGTTCCGGGAGGGGTGGGGCCTATGACGGTGGCCATGCTCATGCAG AACACGGTGCTCAGCGCGCAGCGCTTCCTCGCCAACGCCGGACGCGCCCTCTGA
- the LOC144010438 gene encoding complement C1q tumor necrosis factor-related protein 3-like, with amino-acid sequence MACPYLTTAATLLIVCAVGGLRAQLFLGEERPAFEPDKNVLLYQLGARVDKLERDAAEAAKAPVSFAAALVTTSDWTHQGPFDTETNLVFKNVITNVGNGYDSNTGIFTAPVRGLYFILFNGNVGNSGTLNAAVMKNGINMFAIYDSQGTFSSATNGMPLILEQGDKLWVTMWANKSVFDQSRLSTFSGYLIKSM; translated from the exons ATGGCGTGCCCGTACTTGACCACTGCGGCGACGCTGCTCATCGTGTGCGCTGTCGGCGGCCTTCGGGCTCAGCTGTTTCTCGGTGAAGAGCGCCCCGCTTTTGAACCGGACAAAAACGTCCTCCTGTACCAGCTGGGGGCACGcgtggacaagctggagaggGACGCAGCTGAAGCAG CCAAAGCACCGGTGTCTTTCGCGGCGGCGCTGGTCACCACGTCGGACTGGACCCACCAGGGCCCCTTCGACACGGAGACCAACCTGGTGTTCAAAAACGTGATCACCAACGTAGGGAACGGCTACGACTCCAACACAG GCATCTTCACCGCCCCCGTCAGGGGTCTCTACTTCATCCTCTTCAACGGCAACGTGGGCAACTCCGGGACCTTGAACGCGGCGGTGATGAAGAACGGCATCAACATGTTCGCCATCTACGACTCGCAGGGCACGTTCAGTAGCGCCACCAACGGGATGCCGCTGATACTGGAGCAGGGAGACAAGCTGTGGGTCACCATGTGGGCCAACAAGAGCGTCTTTGACCAGAGCCGACTCAGCACCTTCAGCGGCTACCTCATCAAA
- the zbtb1 gene encoding zinc finger and BTB domain-containing protein 1, whose translation MARPSHGDHVLRQLNDQREWGFLCDCLIAIGDTYFRAHKAVLAACSSYFRMMFIRDQQGAARLDLSNMRISAECFDLILQLMYLGRVAAGAFDFDDLKASMRYLQMYYIPDSLDDLRDLRGGSGLMPSSSECSTAAAAGGGATGGNMLFGVRMYERQRPASDQDPADGAKMVSGTARYLGVPPPTTEEAAPLPALPTADAGHPAEQPCDLRKRNSGGGGGGRSSSLRERPRFGRTFTCDDCGFVFSCEKLLIEHILTCTNRKTFAPSSRGLDADDDDDDDDDDDSAEERRSVAAGPSDAHCVSIKSEPGASPRPEDREADGGGEAAPGGSGEAKATECFSSDSSPDFFAVKEEVQDGSPCELCGAALSEDDKSAHYLSSHLGHICACGRCGQVLIKGRQLQEHAEHCGESDEADETPGADLSCPHCGLPFASESLALEHALACPHDASGADSAGGADSAGGGGPDHRRKHFCAICGKGFFQRCHLREHYTVHTKEKQFTCQTCGKRFLRERQLRLHTDMHRGVARYVCPVCEQGALLKHDHVRHMISSHLAAGQTICQVCFQIFPGGQQLEEHMDVHLYVCGVCGDKFRLRKDMRTHYNLKHARKL comes from the exons ATGGCTCGTCCGAGCCACGGCGATCACGTCCTGCGGCAGCTGAACGACCAGCGCGAGTGGGGCTTCCTGTGCGACTGCCTGATCGCCATCGGCGACACGTACTTCCGGGCGCACAAGGCGGTCCTGGCGGCCTGCAGCTCCTACTTCCGCATGATGTTCATCCGCGACCAGCAGGGGGCGGCGCGCCTGGACCTCAGCAACATGCGCATCAGCGCCGAGTGCTTCGACCTGATCCTGCAGCTCATGTACCTGGGACGCGTGGCGGCCGGCGCCTTCGACTTCGACGACCTCAAGGCGTCCATGCGCTACCTGCAGATGTACTACATCCCCGACTCGCTGGACGACCTGCGCGACCTCCGCGGCGGCTCCGGCCTGATGCCGTCCTCGTCCGAGTGCtccacggcggcggcggccggcggcggcgccaccGGCGGGAACATGCTGTTCGGGGTGCGCATGTACGAGCGGCAGAGGCCCGCCTCCGATCAAGATCCCGCCGACGGCGCCAAAATGGTCAGCGGCACTGCCAg GTACCTGGGGGTGCCCCCGCCCACCACCGAGGAGGCGGCGCCCCTTCCCGCCCTCCCGACGGCGGACGCGGGCCACCCGGCGGAGCAACCGTGCGACCTGAGGAAGCGcaacagcggcggcggcggcggcggaaggAGCTCGTCCCTGAGGGAACGCCCCCGCTTCGGCCGCACCTTCACCTGCGACGACTGCGGCTTCGTCTTCAGCTGCGAGAAGCTCCTGATCGAGCACATCCTCACCTGCACCAACCGCAAGACCTTCGCGCCGTCCTCCCGCGGCCTGGACgccgatgacgatgatgacgacgacgacgacgacgacagcgCCGAAGAGCGCCGGTCGGTGGCGGCGGGGCCGAGCGACGCCCACTGCGTTTCCATCAAGTCGGAACCCGGAGCCAGCCCTCGCCCCGAGGACCGGGAGGCGGACGGCGGCGGCGAGGCGGCGCCCGGCGGCTCCGGCGAGGCGAAGGCGACGGAGTGTTTCTCCAGCGACTCCTCGCCCGACTTTTTCGCCGTCAAAGAGGAAGTTCAGGACGGCTCCCCGTGCGAATTGTGCGGGGCGGCGCTGAGCGAGGACGACAAGTCGGCGCACTACCTGTCCAGCCACCTGGGCCACATCTGCGCCTGCGGGCGCTGCGGCCAGGTGCTGATCAAAGGCCGGCAGCTCCAGGAGCACGCCGAGCACTGCGGCGAGTCGGACGAGGCGGACGAGACCCCCGGCGCCGACCTGAGCTGCCCGCACTGCGGCCTGCCCTTTGCCAGCGAGAGCCTGGCGCTGGAGCACGCGCTGGCGTGCCCCCACGACGCCAGCGGCGCCGACTCCGCCGGCGGCGCCGattccgccggcggcggcggtccCGACCACCGGCGCAAGCACTTCTGCGCCATCTGCGGCAAGGGCTTCTTCCAGCGCTGCCACCTGCGCGAGCACTACACGGTGCACACCAAGGAGAAGCAGTTCACCTGCCAGACGTGCGGCAAGCGCTTCCTGCGCGAGCGCCAGCTGCGCCTGCACACGGACATGCACCGCGGCGTGGCGCGCTACGTCTGCCCCGTGTGCGAGCAGGGCGCCTTGCTCAAGCACGACCACGTGCGCCACATGATCAGCTCGCACCTGGCGGCCGGCCAGACCATCTGCCAGGTGTGCTTCCAGATCTTCCCCGGCGGCCAGCAGCTGGAGGAGCACATGGACGTGCACCTGTACGTGTGCGGCGTGTGCGGGGACAAGTTCCGCCTCCGCAAGGACATGCGCACGCACTACAACCTCAAGCACGCCAGGAAGCTGTAG
- the cep43 gene encoding centrosomal protein 43 isoform X1 produces the protein MSATDDDTELRDLLIQNLENNGVLNKLKAEMRAAVFLALEEQDRLENKTPLVNENLKKCLSTKDGRLAAGLMVDFMRVFDLDFSLAVFQPEINAQLGGLDSRQLLCGQLGLAEAELNANSPVLLELVRRGRRETAPAEVSSASAACGHKEEEELVQRARLPDEDEDEDEAEEAVQEPHAQSEQKDDDDGDDDGDDDGDDDGDGDDDDSFFDDPLPRPQKTYGSQAATRDSRQIASGSLSNAAPAGEDDDAAEGGGKSASEKSHNHTASASKVEAFQQAKLPSREDDNDLEYADDFNSHRSDLYKSDVSISEDLEDVSIEGPDHSDKLEDTMDVSVSQPSASVGVDYMEEVA, from the exons ATGTCCGCCACAGATGACGACACCGAGTTGAGGGATCTTCTCATCCAGAACTTGGAGAACAACGGAGTTCTCAACAAGCTCAAG GCGGAGATGAGGGCGGCCGTCTTTCTGGCCTTGGAGGAGCAGGACCGACTGGAG AACAAGACGCCGCTGGTGAACGAGAACCTGAAGAAATGTCTCAGCACCAAAGATG GTCGCCTGGCGGCCGGCCTCATGGTGGACTTCATGCGCGTCTTTGATCTGGACTTCAGCCTGGCCGTCTTCCAGCCCGAGATCAACgcg CAGCTCGGCGGCCTGGACAGTCGCCAGCTGCTGTGCGGCCAGCTGGGCCTTGCGGAGGCGGAGCTTAACGCCAACTCGCCCGTGCTGCTGGAGCTCGTAAGGAGAGGACGACGCGAGACCGCGCCCGCCGAG GTGTCATCTGCTTCGGCCGCGTGTGGCcacaaggaggaggaggagcttgtCCAGCGGGCACGCCTCCccgacgaggacgaggacgaggacgaggcgGAGGAGGCGGTGCAGGAGCCGCACGCGCAATCGGAGCAGAAAGACGATGACGACGGCGATGACGACGGCGATGACGACGGCGACGACGACGGCGACGGTGATGACGACGACTCCTTTTTCGATGACCCGCTGCCCCGACCGCAAAAGACATACGGATC GCAGGCGGCGACTCGCGACAGCCGACAAATTGCGTCGGGCTCGCTGTCGAATGCGGCGCCGGCAGGCGAAGACGACGACGCCGCAGAAGGTGGAGGAAAAAGCGCATCGGAAAAGAGCCACAATCACACGG CGTCAGCATCAAAAGTGGAAGCCTTCCAACAGGCCAAGCTCCCCAGCAGAG aggacgacaacgacttGGAGTACGCTGACGACTTCAACAG CCACCGCTCCGACTTGTACAAGAGCGACGTGAGCATCAGCGAGGACCTGGAGGACGTCTCCATCGAGGGGCCTGACCACAGCGACAAG CTGGAAGACACGATGGACGTGAGCGTCTCCCAGCCGAGCGCGAGCGTCGGCGTGGATTACATGGAGGAAGTGGCCTGA